Proteins encoded in a region of the Pseudomonas putida genome:
- a CDS encoding extracellular solute-binding protein: MLPRKPLLAALALTLFGGTAQAADEVVVYSSRIDELIKPVFDAYTAKTGVKIKFITDKEAPLMQRIKAEGDNGVADLLLTVDAGNLWQAEQMGILQPIKSDIIDQNIPPQYRASSHDWTGLSLRARTIIYSTERVKPEELSTYEALADKQWEGRLCLRTAKKVYNQSLTATLIETHGEAKTEQVVKGWVNNLSTDVFSDDNAVIQAIEAGQCDVGVVNTYYYGRLHKQNPNLPVKIFWPNQGDRGVHVNLSGIGLTKHAPHPEAAKKLVEWMTGEEAQKLFADINQEFPANPKVKPSDEVAAWGSFKADSIPVEIAGKRQAEAIRLMDRAGYN, from the coding sequence ATGTTGCCACGCAAGCCCCTACTGGCCGCTCTGGCCCTGACCCTGTTCGGCGGCACCGCCCAAGCAGCGGACGAAGTGGTGGTGTACTCCTCGCGCATCGACGAGCTGATCAAGCCGGTGTTCGATGCGTATACCGCCAAGACCGGGGTCAAGATCAAGTTCATCACCGACAAGGAAGCCCCGCTGATGCAGCGCATCAAGGCCGAGGGCGACAACGGCGTGGCCGACCTGCTGCTGACCGTCGATGCCGGCAACCTGTGGCAGGCCGAGCAGATGGGCATTCTGCAGCCAATCAAGTCCGACATCATCGACCAGAACATTCCGCCGCAGTACCGCGCCTCGTCCCATGACTGGACCGGCCTGAGCCTGCGCGCTCGCACCATCATCTACTCCACCGAGCGGGTCAAACCCGAGGAGTTGAGCACCTACGAAGCCCTGGCTGACAAGCAGTGGGAAGGCCGCCTGTGCCTGCGCACCGCGAAGAAAGTGTACAACCAGTCGCTGACCGCCACCCTGATCGAAACCCACGGTGAGGCGAAGACCGAGCAAGTCGTCAAAGGCTGGGTCAACAACCTGTCCACCGATGTGTTCTCCGACGACAACGCGGTGATCCAGGCCATCGAGGCCGGCCAGTGTGACGTGGGTGTGGTCAACACCTACTACTACGGCCGCCTGCACAAGCAGAACCCGAACCTGCCGGTGAAGATCTTCTGGCCCAACCAGGGTGATCGTGGGGTGCACGTGAACCTGTCGGGTATTGGCCTGACCAAGCATGCACCGCACCCGGAAGCCGCGAAAAAGCTGGTGGAATGGATGACGGGTGAAGAAGCGCAGAAGCTGTTCGCCGACATCAACCAGGAGTTCCCGGCCAACCCGAAGGTCAAACCATCGGATGAAGTGGCTGCGTGGGGCAGCTTCAAGGCCGACAGCATTCCAGTGGAAATCGCTGGCAAGCGCCAGGCTGAAGCCATTCGCCTGATGGATCGGGCTGGCTACAACTAA
- a CDS encoding 5-formyltetrahydrofolate cyclo-ligase gives MTDTAPLTRPQLRRLLRNARRALTPAQQRQATLGLYRQLAQHPLFRRARHIALYLPNDSEIDPCLLLREAQRRGKRTYLPVLHAWPRTRMVFQRFEQGEKLKPNRFRIPEPVTDRKRQRPIWALDLILLPLVGFDEVGGRLGMGGGFYDRSLAYQARRQTWKKPLLLGLAHECQKVERLAQASWDVPLQGTVSDRGWYLAPR, from the coding sequence ATGACCGACACTGCGCCGCTCACCCGTCCCCAGCTCCGTCGTCTGCTTCGCAATGCCCGCCGCGCCCTTACCCCTGCCCAGCAACGCCAGGCCACCCTCGGCCTGTACCGCCAGCTGGCGCAACACCCCTTGTTCCGCCGCGCACGCCACATTGCCTTGTACCTGCCCAACGACAGCGAAATCGACCCCTGCCTACTGCTGCGCGAAGCCCAGCGTCGCGGCAAGCGCACCTACCTGCCGGTGTTGCACGCCTGGCCGCGCACGCGCATGGTGTTCCAGCGCTTCGAGCAGGGTGAAAAGCTCAAGCCCAACCGCTTCCGTATTCCCGAGCCGGTCACTGACCGCAAACGCCAACGGCCGATCTGGGCGCTGGACCTGATCCTGCTGCCGCTGGTCGGTTTTGATGAAGTGGGCGGGCGCCTGGGCATGGGCGGTGGCTTTTATGATCGCAGCCTGGCCTACCAGGCGCGTCGGCAGACCTGGAAAAAACCGTTGCTGTTGGGGCTGGCGCATGAATGCCAGAAGGTCGAGCGGCTGGCGCAGGCCAGTTGGGATGTACCGCTGCAGGGCACGGTCTCGGACCGTGGCTGGTACCTGGCGCCGCGTTGA
- a CDS encoding TIGR02449 family protein, translating into MSRFELLIERVEQLKRQNALLLAQEKSWREERAHLIEKNEIAKRKVESMILRLKALEQDS; encoded by the coding sequence ATGAGCCGATTCGAGTTGCTGATCGAACGCGTCGAGCAACTAAAACGGCAAAATGCACTCCTATTAGCGCAGGAAAAATCCTGGCGCGAAGAGCGCGCCCACCTCATCGAAAAAAACGAGATCGCCAAGCGCAAAGTCGAGTCGATGATTTTACGCCTCAAGGCTCTGGAGCAAGACTCATGA
- a CDS encoding ABC transporter permease: protein MPHTPQRRWYLPVSLIAALVLLPLSVLLLSWQSIDLQIWSHLLDTQMTRLLGNTLTLVVGVGIGVTVLGVSLAWLTSLCEFPGRRWLDWALMLPFAIPAYVLAFVFVGLLDFAGPVQSALREVFGPMRLPRVRSTGGVIIVLVLVFYPYVYLLARTAFLAQGKGLMEAARVLGLSPLQAFWRVALPMARPAIGAGIALALMETLADFGAVAVFNFDTFTTAIYKTWYGFFSLSSAAQLASLLLLAVMLVLYGERRARGASRSGNERPRAQALYHLRGVKALLASGWCLLVFACAFVIPLLQLLVWFWQRGRHDLDERYVGLVLHTLYLGGMAALVTVCVALLLAFARRQAPTGGIRAGVGLANLGYALPGSVLAVSIMLAFSYLDNHLVIPLSSWLGGAGKPLLLGSLSALLLAYLVRFIAVAYGPLESSLERIRPSLPEASRSLGVGGARLFFKVYLPLLVPGALSAALLVFVDVLKEMPATLLMRPFGWDTLAVRVFEMTSEGEWARASLPALTLVLVGLLPVIGLIRRSARRPGHSH, encoded by the coding sequence TTGCCCCACACCCCCCAACGCCGCTGGTACTTACCGGTCTCCTTGATCGCCGCCCTGGTGCTGCTGCCCCTGAGCGTGCTGCTGCTGTCCTGGCAATCGATTGATCTGCAGATCTGGTCGCACCTGCTCGACACCCAGATGACTCGCCTGCTCGGCAATACCCTGACGCTGGTGGTGGGTGTAGGCATCGGCGTCACCGTGCTGGGCGTCAGCCTCGCCTGGCTCACCAGCCTCTGCGAGTTCCCCGGTCGGCGCTGGCTGGACTGGGCGCTGATGCTGCCGTTCGCCATCCCGGCCTATGTACTGGCGTTCGTCTTCGTCGGCCTGCTGGACTTCGCCGGGCCGGTGCAAAGCGCCCTGCGTGAAGTGTTCGGGCCAATGCGCCTGCCTCGGGTGCGTTCCACCGGCGGGGTGATCATCGTTTTGGTGCTGGTGTTCTACCCCTATGTCTACTTGCTGGCACGCACGGCGTTCCTGGCCCAAGGCAAGGGCCTGATGGAGGCGGCGCGGGTGCTCGGGCTGTCGCCCCTGCAGGCATTCTGGCGTGTGGCACTGCCCATGGCGCGACCGGCGATCGGCGCCGGCATCGCGTTGGCACTGATGGAAACCCTGGCCGATTTCGGTGCGGTGGCGGTGTTCAACTTCGACACCTTCACCACTGCCATCTACAAGACCTGGTACGGCTTCTTCAGCTTGTCCAGTGCAGCCCAACTGGCCAGCCTGCTGCTGTTGGCCGTCATGCTGGTGCTGTACGGCGAGCGCCGCGCGCGCGGTGCTAGCCGCAGTGGCAACGAACGGCCGCGCGCGCAGGCGCTGTATCACCTGCGTGGGGTCAAGGCGTTGCTGGCCAGTGGTTGGTGCCTGCTGGTGTTCGCCTGCGCTTTTGTCATCCCACTGCTGCAACTGTTGGTGTGGTTCTGGCAGCGCGGTCGGCATGACCTGGACGAGCGTTATGTCGGCCTGGTGCTGCACACCCTGTACCTGGGCGGCATGGCGGCGCTGGTCACGGTATGCGTGGCACTGCTGCTGGCCTTTGCCCGGCGCCAGGCGCCGACCGGCGGTATTCGCGCCGGGGTTGGCCTGGCCAACCTGGGGTATGCCTTGCCCGGTTCGGTGTTGGCGGTGTCGATCATGCTGGCCTTCAGTTACCTCGACAACCACCTGGTCATCCCGCTGTCCAGCTGGCTGGGCGGGGCCGGCAAGCCGCTGCTGCTAGGCAGCCTTTCGGCGTTGCTGCTGGCCTACCTGGTGCGCTTCATCGCAGTGGCTTACGGGCCACTGGAGAGCAGCCTGGAACGCATTCGCCCGTCACTGCCCGAAGCCTCCCGAAGCCTCGGTGTCGGTGGCGCAAGATTGTTTTTCAAGGTGTATCTGCCGCTGCTGGTACCCGGTGCCCTTAGCGCGGCATTGTTGGTGTTCGTCGACGTGCTCAAGGAAATGCCGGCCACCTTGCTGATGCGACCGTTCGGCTGGGACACCCTCGCCGTGCGGGTATTCGAGATGACCAGCGAGGGCGAGTGGGCGCGTGCCTCGCTGCCAGCATTGACGCTGGTGCTGGTGGGCCTGTTGCCGGTCATCGGCCTGATCCGCCGCTCGGCACGTCGACCCGGTCACAGTCACTGA
- the pepP gene encoding Xaa-Pro aminopeptidase: MSHIPKAEYARRRKALMAQMVPNSIAILPAAAVAIRNRDVEHVYRQDSDFQYLSGFPEPEAVIALIPGREHGEYVLFCRERNPERELWDGLRAGQEGAVGDFGADDAFPITDIDEILPGLIEGRERVYSAMGSNPEFDRRLMDWINVIRSKARLGAQPPNEFVALDHLLHDMRLYKSAAEVKVMRAAADISARAHVRAMQACRAGLHEYSLEAELDYEFRKGGAKMPAYGSIVAAGRNGCILHYQQNDAPLKDGDLVLIDAGCEIDCYASDITRTFPVSGRFSPEQKAIYELVLKAQAAAFTEIAPGKHWNHAHEATVRVITAGLVELGLLEGDVQALIDSEAYRAFYMHRAGHWLGMDVHDVGDYKVGGEWRVLEPGMALTVEPGIYIGADNQAVAKKWRGIGVRIEDDVVVTRQGCEILTSGVPRTVAEIEALMQAARKDAA, from the coding sequence ATGAGCCACATACCCAAGGCCGAGTATGCCCGTCGGCGCAAGGCGCTGATGGCGCAGATGGTCCCCAACAGCATCGCCATTCTGCCCGCCGCTGCGGTTGCCATCCGCAACCGTGACGTCGAGCACGTGTACCGCCAGGACAGCGACTTCCAGTACCTCAGCGGCTTCCCGGAGCCTGAGGCGGTGATTGCGCTGATACCGGGGCGCGAGCATGGCGAATATGTACTGTTTTGCCGTGAACGCAACCCCGAGCGCGAGCTGTGGGACGGCCTGCGGGCCGGCCAGGAAGGCGCGGTGGGCGATTTCGGCGCCGACGATGCCTTCCCCATTACCGACATCGATGAGATCTTGCCGGGCCTGATCGAAGGCCGTGAGCGGGTCTACAGCGCCATGGGCAGCAACCCCGAATTCGACCGCCGGCTGATGGACTGGATCAACGTGATCCGCTCCAAGGCACGCCTGGGCGCCCAGCCACCGAACGAGTTCGTTGCGCTGGATCATCTGCTGCACGACATGCGCCTGTATAAATCGGCGGCGGAAGTGAAGGTGATGCGCGCGGCCGCAGACATTTCGGCGCGGGCCCATGTGCGGGCCATGCAGGCCTGCCGGGCCGGGCTGCACGAATACAGCCTGGAAGCCGAGCTGGACTACGAATTCCGCAAGGGCGGGGCGAAGATGCCGGCCTACGGCTCGATCGTCGCGGCCGGGCGCAATGGCTGCATCCTGCACTATCAGCAGAACGACGCGCCGCTCAAGGATGGCGACCTGGTGCTGATCGACGCTGGCTGCGAAATCGACTGCTACGCCAGCGACATCACCCGCACCTTCCCGGTCAGCGGGCGCTTTTCGCCCGAGCAGAAGGCCATCTACGAGCTGGTGCTCAAGGCCCAGGCGGCGGCGTTTACCGAAATCGCCCCCGGCAAACACTGGAACCACGCCCATGAGGCGACCGTACGGGTGATCACCGCTGGCCTGGTGGAGCTGGGCTTGCTGGAAGGGGATGTGCAGGCGCTGATCGACAGCGAGGCCTATCGCGCCTTCTACATGCACCGCGCCGGGCACTGGTTGGGCATGGATGTGCACGACGTGGGCGACTACAAGGTGGGCGGCGAATGGCGGGTGCTGGAACCCGGCATGGCGCTGACCGTGGAGCCGGGGATCTACATTGGCGCCGACAATCAGGCCGTGGCCAAGAAGTGGCGCGGCATTGGGGTAAGGATCGAGGACGACGTGGTGGTGACCAGGCAAGGTTGTGAAATCCTGACTTCGGGCGTGCCGCGCACGGTTGCCGAGATCGAGGCGCTGATGCAGGCCGCCCGCAAGGACGCGGCATGA
- the gcvH gene encoding glycine cleavage system protein GcvH produces the protein MSNIPADLRFAESHEWARLEADGSVTVGISDHAQQALGDVVFVELAEVGKVFAAGDAAGVVESVKAASDIYAPIGGEVIAVNEELADSPEQLNEEPYGAWIFKLKPSDKAELDKLLDAAGYAAAIGE, from the coding sequence ATGAGCAATATCCCCGCCGACCTGCGTTTTGCCGAAAGCCATGAATGGGCTCGCCTGGAAGCCGACGGCAGCGTGACCGTGGGTATCAGCGACCACGCCCAGCAAGCCTTGGGTGACGTGGTGTTCGTCGAGTTGGCCGAAGTCGGCAAGGTATTCGCCGCTGGCGACGCTGCCGGCGTGGTCGAGTCGGTCAAGGCCGCTTCGGACATCTACGCCCCGATCGGTGGCGAAGTGATTGCCGTCAACGAAGAACTGGCCGACAGCCCAGAGCAGCTCAACGAAGAACCGTACGGCGCGTGGATCTTCAAACTGAAGCCAAGCGACAAGGCCGAGCTGGACAAGCTGCTGGACGCTGCTGGTTACGCAGCAGCTATCGGCGAGTAA
- the ubiH gene encoding 2-octaprenyl-6-methoxyphenyl hydroxylase, giving the protein MNRVNLAIIGGGLVGASLALALQAGAKARGWKILLIEPFAPGDSFQPSYDARSSALSFGTQQIYQQLGLWQAIGRRAEPIRQIHVSDRGRFGATRLDALEEGVPALGYVVENAWLGQCLWQGLDSEVVSWRCPAEVTAMQAIEGGYRLRLNDDTQLECDLAVLADGGRSGLREQLGIHVRHTPYQQSALIANITPGEAHGGQAFERFTEEGPMALLPLPENRCALVWTRQGMDARRLADIDERSFLRELQGVFGYRLGALRQVGARHLYPLSLIEAQEQVRPHLVVLGNAAHSLHPIAGQGFNLSLRDVQSLAEALLAGPQQPGDLTTLQAYHQRQRLDQAMTIGFSDQVTRLFGSNQPLLAAGRNLGLLGLDLLPPAKSWFARQAMGLGTRPDSRGQA; this is encoded by the coding sequence ATGAACCGGGTAAACCTGGCGATCATCGGTGGTGGCCTGGTGGGTGCAAGCCTGGCCTTGGCGCTGCAGGCAGGGGCCAAGGCGCGTGGCTGGAAGATCCTGCTGATCGAGCCGTTCGCTCCCGGCGACAGCTTTCAGCCCAGCTACGATGCGCGCTCGTCGGCGTTGTCATTCGGCACCCAGCAGATCTATCAACAACTTGGCCTGTGGCAAGCCATCGGCCGCCGCGCCGAGCCGATCCGGCAGATTCACGTATCCGACCGTGGCCGCTTTGGCGCCACCCGCCTGGATGCCCTGGAAGAGGGAGTCCCGGCGCTGGGTTACGTGGTGGAGAACGCCTGGCTCGGGCAGTGCCTGTGGCAAGGGCTGGACAGCGAGGTGGTGAGCTGGCGCTGCCCGGCGGAAGTGACCGCGATGCAGGCCATCGAAGGCGGTTACCGCCTGCGGCTCAACGATGACACCCAACTGGAATGCGACCTGGCGGTACTGGCCGACGGTGGCCGCTCCGGCCTGCGCGAGCAGCTGGGTATCCATGTGCGCCACACGCCTTACCAGCAGAGTGCGTTGATCGCCAACATCACCCCGGGTGAAGCCCACGGTGGCCAGGCTTTCGAGCGCTTCACCGAAGAGGGCCCCATGGCCCTGCTGCCGCTGCCGGAAAACCGCTGCGCATTGGTGTGGACCCGTCAGGGCATGGATGCACGGCGTCTGGCTGACATCGACGAGCGCAGCTTCCTGCGCGAGCTGCAGGGAGTGTTCGGCTATCGCCTGGGCGCGCTGCGCCAGGTGGGCGCACGGCACCTCTACCCGCTGTCGTTGATCGAGGCCCAGGAGCAGGTACGGCCGCACCTGGTGGTGCTGGGCAATGCAGCGCACAGCCTGCACCCCATCGCCGGCCAAGGCTTCAACCTGTCGCTGCGTGACGTGCAGTCGCTGGCCGAAGCGTTGCTGGCCGGCCCGCAGCAGCCTGGCGACCTGACCACGCTGCAGGCTTATCACCAGCGCCAGCGCCTGGACCAGGCCATGACCATTGGCTTCTCCGACCAGGTCACCCGCCTGTTCGGCAGCAACCAGCCGCTGCTGGCCGCCGGGCGCAACCTTGGCCTGCTCGGGCTCGACCTGTTGCCACCGGCAAAAAGCTGGTTCGCCCGCCAGGCCATGGGCCTGGGCACCCGCCCTGATTCGCGGGGCCAGGCATGA
- a CDS encoding cell division protein ZapA, which translates to MSSSNSVTVQILDKEYSIICPPEERNNLVSAARYLDGKMREIRSSGKVIGADRIAVMAALNITHEMLHRQEDRNDAPVTGTNREQVRDLLDRVDKALSDDTDTKIG; encoded by the coding sequence ATGAGTTCAAGCAATAGCGTCACCGTGCAGATCCTCGACAAGGAGTACTCGATCATCTGCCCGCCGGAAGAGCGCAACAACCTGGTCAGCGCCGCGCGCTACCTGGACGGCAAGATGCGCGAGATCCGCAGCAGCGGCAAGGTGATCGGTGCCGACCGCATCGCGGTAATGGCGGCGTTGAACATTACCCACGAAATGCTGCACCGCCAGGAAGATCGCAACGACGCGCCGGTCACCGGCACCAACCGCGAACAGGTGCGCGACCTGCTGGATCGGGTAGACAAGGCTTTGTCCGACGACACGGATACCAAAATCGGCTGA
- a CDS encoding DUF4442 domain-containing protein, protein MSNPRKLARRARMLRWLLNLYPPYLGAGIRVQHISPDLRSVKVAMKLTRWNCNYVGTQFGGSLYAMVDPFYMLLLIEQLGRDYIVWDKAASIDFISPGKGPVYAEFHVDDALLADIRQQTATGKKCLPRLQVDIRDGAGELVARVDKTLYVRLKPQARQA, encoded by the coding sequence ATGAGCAACCCGCGTAAACTGGCACGACGGGCGCGCATGCTGCGCTGGCTGCTGAACCTTTACCCACCGTACCTGGGCGCCGGTATCCGTGTGCAGCACATCAGCCCGGACCTGCGCAGCGTCAAGGTGGCGATGAAACTGACGCGCTGGAACTGCAATTACGTCGGTACCCAGTTCGGTGGCAGCCTGTATGCCATGGTCGACCCGTTCTACATGCTGTTGTTGATCGAGCAGCTGGGGCGCGACTACATCGTCTGGGACAAGGCCGCCAGCATCGATTTCATCTCGCCGGGCAAAGGCCCGGTGTATGCCGAATTCCACGTCGATGATGCGCTGCTGGCCGACATCCGCCAGCAGACCGCCACCGGCAAGAAGTGCCTGCCGCGTTTGCAGGTCGATATCCGCGATGGTGCCGGCGAGCTGGTGGCGCGGGTCGATAAAACCCTATACGTGCGGCTCAAGCCGCAAGCGAGGCAGGCGTAA
- a CDS encoding EVE domain-containing protein: MAYWLMKSEPDELSIEALGRLGEARWDGVRNYQARNFLRAMSEGDEFFFYHSSCPQPGIAGIARITRAAYPDPTALDPQSHYYDAKATADKNPWSAVDVAHVQTLPRVLELGWLKQQAGLAELPLVQKGSRLSVMPVTPEQWAVIVALR, from the coding sequence ATGGCCTACTGGCTGATGAAATCCGAGCCCGACGAGCTTTCCATCGAAGCCCTCGGCCGCCTGGGCGAAGCGCGCTGGGACGGCGTGCGCAACTATCAGGCGCGTAATTTTCTGCGGGCCATGAGCGAGGGTGACGAGTTTTTCTTCTATCACTCCAGTTGCCCGCAGCCGGGCATCGCCGGCATTGCCAGAATTACCCGCGCGGCCTATCCGGACCCGACCGCGCTGGACCCGCAAAGCCACTATTACGATGCCAAGGCCACCGCCGACAAAAACCCGTGGAGCGCGGTGGATGTAGCCCATGTGCAAACCCTGCCACGGGTGCTGGAACTGGGCTGGCTGAAACAGCAGGCCGGCCTGGCCGAGTTGCCACTGGTGCAAAAAGGCAGCCGCCTGTCGGTAATGCCGGTAACGCCCGAACAATGGGCGGTGATTGTCGCCTTGCGCTAA
- a CDS encoding 2-octaprenyl-3-methyl-6-methoxy-1,4-benzoquinol hydroxylase, with protein sequence MRADLLIVGAGMVGSALALALRHSGLQILLVDGGPLTVKPFDAQAPFEPRVSALSAASQRILERLGAWEGIAQRRATPYTDMQVWDGSGTGQIHFSAASVHAQVLGHIVENRVVQDGLLERLHDSDIGLLANARLEQLRRSGDEWLLTLADGRQLRAPLVIAADGANSAVRRLAGCETREWDYLHHAIVTSVRCSAGHQGTAWQRFTDEGPLAFLPLVRDGQQDWCSIVWSTTPEHAEQLMALDEAAFLQALERAFEGRLGHVLQADPRVCVPLRQRHAKRYVDEGLALIGDAAHTIHPLAGQGVNLGFLDAAVLAEVLVNACERGERLADVKVLSRYERRRMPHNLALMAAMEGFERLFQADPLPLRWLRNSGLKLVEKMPEAKAVFVRQALGLSGDLPDLAKA encoded by the coding sequence ATGCGCGCAGATCTGTTGATTGTCGGTGCCGGTATGGTCGGCAGCGCCCTGGCCCTGGCGTTGCGCCACAGTGGCCTGCAAATCCTGTTGGTCGATGGTGGCCCGCTGACGGTCAAACCCTTCGACGCCCAGGCCCCGTTCGAGCCGCGTGTCAGCGCGCTGTCGGCGGCCAGCCAGCGCATCCTCGAGCGCCTTGGCGCCTGGGAAGGCATTGCCCAGCGGCGTGCCACGCCGTACACCGACATGCAGGTGTGGGATGGCAGTGGAACCGGGCAGATTCACTTCTCGGCGGCCAGCGTGCATGCCCAGGTGCTCGGCCATATCGTCGAGAACCGTGTGGTGCAGGATGGCCTGCTGGAGCGCCTGCATGACAGCGACATCGGCCTGCTGGCCAATGCGCGGCTGGAGCAATTGCGCCGCTCTGGCGATGAGTGGCTGCTGACCCTGGCCGATGGCCGGCAACTGCGTGCTCCGCTGGTGATCGCCGCCGACGGCGCCAATTCGGCGGTGCGGCGCCTGGCTGGCTGCGAAACCCGCGAGTGGGATTATCTACACCATGCCATCGTCACCAGTGTGCGCTGCAGTGCCGGGCACCAGGGTACGGCCTGGCAGCGCTTCACCGATGAGGGGCCGTTGGCTTTCCTGCCGTTGGTCCGCGATGGCCAGCAGGATTGGTGCTCGATTGTGTGGTCGACTACCCCGGAACATGCCGAGCAGTTGATGGCGCTGGATGAAGCGGCCTTCCTGCAGGCCCTGGAACGTGCCTTCGAGGGGCGCCTGGGCCATGTGCTGCAGGCCGACCCTCGGGTGTGCGTGCCGCTGCGCCAGCGTCACGCCAAGCGTTATGTGGATGAGGGCCTGGCGTTGATCGGCGATGCTGCGCACACCATCCACCCGCTCGCGGGGCAGGGTGTGAACCTGGGCTTCCTGGATGCCGCGGTGCTGGCCGAGGTGCTGGTCAATGCCTGCGAGCGTGGCGAGCGGTTGGCGGATGTGAAGGTGTTGAGCCGTTACGAACGGCGGCGCATGCCGCACAACCTGGCGTTGATGGCGGCCATGGAAGGGTTCGAACGGTTGTTCCAGGCTGATCCGCTGCCGTTGCGCTGGTTGCGAAATAGTGGGTTGAAACTGGTGGAGAAGATGCCGGAGGCCAAGGCGGTGTTTGTGCGCCAGGCGCTGGGTTTGAGTGGGGACCTGCCGGATTTGGCCAAGGCTTGA
- the gcvT gene encoding glycine cleavage system aminomethyltransferase GcvT, which produces MGQRTLLYDLHLALGAKTVDFGGWDMPLHYGSQVEEHHQVRSDCGVFDVSHMTVIDVDGTDATAWLQRLLANDVARLDDVGKALYSPLLHEQGGVIDDLLVYRMENGYRLVTNAATRAKVLDWLEQQRAGFAVNFQPRPDLAILAIQGPHAREKVAALLSPARAALIRELRPFEGVAEGDWFIARTGYTGEDGLEIIFPGDQAVAFFNDLVGAGIAPSGLGARDTLRLEAGMNLYGQDIDENHTPLTSNLGWSIAWEPAERDFIGRAGLLAEIERGVQEKLVGLVLEERGVLRAHQVVRVAGIGEGEITSGSFSPTLSKSIALARVPMATGDRAEVEIRGKWYPVRVVKPTFVRHGKILI; this is translated from the coding sequence ATGGGACAGCGCACGCTTTTGTATGACCTGCATCTGGCGCTAGGCGCCAAGACGGTCGATTTCGGTGGCTGGGACATGCCCCTGCACTATGGCTCGCAGGTCGAGGAGCACCATCAGGTGCGCAGCGACTGCGGCGTCTTCGATGTTTCCCATATGACCGTGATCGATGTCGACGGCACCGATGCCACCGCTTGGCTGCAGCGTTTGCTGGCCAACGACGTGGCCCGCCTCGACGACGTCGGCAAGGCACTGTACAGCCCGCTGCTCCACGAGCAGGGTGGGGTAATCGACGACTTGCTCGTCTACCGCATGGAAAACGGCTACCGCCTGGTCACCAATGCCGCCACCCGAGCCAAAGTGCTCGACTGGTTAGAGCAGCAGCGGGCCGGTTTCGCCGTGAACTTCCAGCCCCGTCCCGACCTGGCCATCCTCGCCATCCAGGGGCCGCATGCCCGCGAAAAGGTCGCCGCTTTGCTCAGCCCTGCACGCGCGGCCCTGATTCGTGAACTGCGCCCGTTCGAAGGCGTCGCCGAAGGTGACTGGTTCATTGCCCGCACCGGGTACACCGGTGAAGACGGCCTGGAGATCATCTTTCCAGGCGATCAAGCAGTGGCCTTCTTCAACGACCTGGTCGGCGCCGGCATTGCCCCGAGCGGCCTTGGCGCCCGCGATACGTTGCGCCTGGAAGCCGGCATGAACCTGTACGGCCAGGACATCGACGAAAACCACACTCCGCTCACTTCCAACCTGGGCTGGAGCATCGCCTGGGAGCCCGCCGAGCGCGACTTCATCGGCCGTGCCGGCCTGTTGGCGGAAATCGAGCGCGGTGTGCAGGAGAAACTGGTCGGTCTGGTGCTGGAAGAGCGCGGCGTGCTGCGTGCCCACCAGGTGGTGCGCGTAGCCGGGATTGGCGAAGGGGAGATCACCAGTGGTAGTTTCTCACCTACGCTGAGCAAGTCCATTGCCCTGGCGCGCGTACCCATGGCGACCGGTGACCGGGCCGAGGTGGAAATTCGCGGCAAATGGTACCCGGTGCGGGTGGTCAAACCGACCTTCGTGCGCCACGGCAAGATCCTGATCTGA
- a CDS encoding YecA family protein has translation MPNTQSPYIAFAMLLSSNGHPVTPAELHGLLIGRSCAGAGFDADAWLADAAQLLETEPGDTVRNALIGLQEMVKGELTSDDMAIVLLLPSDDAALSDRATALGQWCQGFITGFGLNAGGKDLSDEAKDVLQDLVAISQVQEALEESEDGESDYMEVMEYLRVAPLLLFSELAKPAAPAPKPSLH, from the coding sequence ATGCCCAATACTCAATCGCCCTACATCGCCTTCGCCATGCTGCTTTCCAGTAATGGCCACCCTGTCACCCCTGCCGAACTGCACGGCCTGCTGATCGGCCGCAGCTGTGCCGGCGCCGGCTTCGATGCCGATGCCTGGCTGGCCGATGCCGCCCAACTGCTGGAAACCGAGCCGGGTGACACCGTGCGCAACGCCCTGATCGGCCTGCAGGAAATGGTCAAGGGCGAGCTGACCAGCGACGACATGGCCATCGTCCTGCTGCTGCCTTCCGACGACGCTGCCCTGAGCGACCGCGCCACCGCGCTGGGCCAGTGGTGCCAAGGCTTCATTACCGGTTTCGGCCTGAATGCCGGTGGCAAGGACCTGTCCGACGAGGCCAAGGATGTGCTGCAGGACCTGGTGGCCATTTCCCAGGTACAAGAAGCCCTCGAAGAGTCCGAAGACGGCGAGAGCGACTACATGGAAGTCATGGAGTACCTGCGCGTGGCGCCTCTGTTGCTGTTCTCCGAGCTGGCCAAGCCGGCCGCACCCGCGCCCAAGCCATCGCTGCACTGA